The following coding sequences are from one Anopheles bellator chromosome X, idAnoBellAS_SP24_06.2, whole genome shotgun sequence window:
- the LOC131213377 gene encoding forkhead box protein D1, translating to MLNVCAADLVQFDQYSLQLYNYAMVERFRSNQFFNYGNFVADSRTLSRFFKPSIGGGPPLDAAAAAAAAAAAAASGALLAADAGKLASQAPKPQYSYIGLIAIAILSSPDKKLVLSDIYQHILDNYSYFRSRGPGWRNSIRHNLSLNDCFIKAGRSAHGKGHYWAVHPANVEDFLKGDFRRRKAQRKVRRHMGLTSDDDIYDNSSPRQFFPAINSPPPPPPQRQGPPPPTVYLGPPLVPMTAAAAAASATATTASAAAAAAAAAAAAAAAAAAATAATGSAAASVTPKHPFAAAAADGGILDPLHHHHHHQHQQAVALLQHQHQVQQQQQHQQQQQQQQLHQHHHQHQHHHHHHHHHHQTTAAAIIMRNTMESFSRKRQFDVESLLRPDVDVDADDCRAATPPEPPAIGGGGGGDTFDSKRPRLAASPFACHVPLARPTQPTKLPGAPTHGHSPPGGAGGGGGPKPSSN from the exons CCGCACCCTGTCGCGCTTCTTCAAGCCCTCGAT tggcggtggtccCCCACTGGAcgctgcggcagcggcggcggccgcggcagccgcagccgccagCGGTGCCCTGCTGGCGGCCGACGCCGGGAAGCTGGCGTCGCAGGCTCCGAAACCCCAGTACAGCTACATCGggctgatcgcgatcgcgatcctcAGCTCGCCGGACAAGAAGCTCGTCCTGTCCGACATCTATCAGCACATCCTCGACAACTACTCGTACTTCCGGAGCCGGGGCCCCGGCTGGCGGAACTCGATCCGCCACAACCTCTCGCTCAACGACTGCTTCATCAAGGCGGGCCGGAGCGCCCACGGCAAGGGCCACTACTGGGCGGTCCACCCGGCCAACGTGGAGGACTTCCTCAAGGGTGACTTCCGGCGGCGCAAGGCCCAGCGCAAGGTCCGCCGCCACATGGGCCTCACGTCGGACGACGACATCTACGACAACAGCAGCCCGCGCCAGTTCTTTCCCGCGATCAActccccgccgccaccgccgccccagCGCCaggggccaccgccacccaccgTCTATCTCGGCCCACCGCTGGTAccgatgacggcggcggcggcggcagcatccgccaccgccaccacagcttcggcggccgctgcagcggcggcagcggcagcggcggccgcagcagccgccgcggcggctaccgccgccaccgggtcTGCCGCGGCGTCGGTCACCCCGAAGCACccgttcgccgccgccgccgccgacggtgggaTCCTCGATCCTCtacaccatcaccatcaccaccagcaccagcaagcCGTTGCCctgctccagcaccagcaccaggtccagcagcagcaacagcatcaacagcagcagcagcagcaacagctgcatcagcaccatcatcaacatcaacaccaccaccaccatcaccatcatcatcatcaaacaacggcggccgccatcatcatgcGCAACACGATGGAGAGCTTCTCCCGGAAGCGCCAGTTCGACGTCGAGTCGCTCCTGCGGcccgacgtcgacgtcgacgccgACGATTGCCGGGCCGCGACTCCTCCGGAGccgccggccatcggcggcggcggcggcggtgacacCTTCGACTCCAAGCGGCCCCGGCTGGCGGCGTCCCCGTTCGCTTGTCACGTGCCGCTCGCCCgacccacccaacccaccaAGCTACCGGGAGCCCCCACCCACGGCCACTCGCCCcctggtggcgctggcggcggtggtggaccgAAACCGAGTTCCAATTGA